The window ATCATTCAATCCAGAGGATTTCAGTACCTATGGAAGAACATTGTGTGATCGGAAGCAGAATTTGGTAGGCCACTTAATCGATCCATAGCGGTGCGTCGTAAGCTCCACGAAATCTCGATTTCCCTTGATTTTCTTCGAATAGATGCTCCATTTACATTGTATAGGAGATTTCGGCAAGAAATCTGCGAAAGCCCTAGAGATTTGGGTTTAATTGAGAGATTTCCCTtgattttagggatttttttcGAGAGATTTTCCGAAACCCTCTCTGTTTGCAGGTTTTCGAACATGGGCTTTTAAATCGTTTTACCAACGCAAGTGTGTCGTGCTAGCTGAAGACAAACGATCATATCACGGGCTccgtggggtccatcttgatatatatgttttatccaatccgtccatttcaTTATGGAAgaacattttatggcatgagtccaaaaaataggaatttttaaggctaaaatggaccacaccacgagaagcaATGGAGATGAACGCTAACCACTAGTAACTTTTTGATAgggatagaagttttggatcaagctgatattcaatTTTTACCTTCATTCTGGTCCatgagaccttatgaacagcttggatggccaAATAaccattacgatgggccctaccatgttttgaacaggttggatggtaaataacttAATTACActatttaatgtggtgtggtctactgaagccttcaatctgcctcttttttcaGATTATGCACttaaatgatctgtcaaaatggatggacaacatggataaaacatacttaATATGGCGGGCCCCATACAGTTCTTGATAGTCCATCCGTCCCTTACTATGCACGGGcggagggagcggattagctgttactgGATAAGAGCTTTGTGGGTGTTAAccttactgtgtggggcccaccttgatgatttttatccatatccacaacatccatctattttattagctCATTAAAGGACGTTatcatgcagatccaaatctctagtggaccacaccactggaaaaagtggtagataactattaaaagctttttgtaggccacaaggtttggatgaagctaatatttgtatttttccttcattcatttCTGCTTGTActtcaacaagttggatggaaaataaacattacggatctacttgaagtgggccttgggaagtttttaatggtgaatattcaatcatcactgtttcttatggtgcggtccacctaagatttggacatgcttaatttttagaaacttgtCCTAAAATattatggaaaaacgaatggacagagtggatatactaaatgtcatcaaggtgggccctatggtaagggtaacacccaaagAATTGTTACCCAGACAACACCTAATCCGTGTCCGATCGCAACTTGGGTGAGTCCCCGAAACCAGCAATCTGTGTGGGACCGcagaccatagggcccacctcgatgtatgaattatatatccatgctgttcatatgtttttttagcttattttatgTCATGGTACCAGAAATGAATAAGATAAAAGtttaaggtggaccacagtacatgaaacagtgattaatgaccactccgtccatccatgtgtATTATGtgtctactccgtccatccattttaccatataattttatggttttaggtaagaccttggcctcacccaagaccgtaAAACCCTATCGTGGAGCCCAACTTGACATGTGTAttttgtatcaactccatccatccgttttttcagatcattttacagcatgatcccaataattaagaaaatccaattatcaggtggactatactcaaGAAAACAGTGGTAGTTGAATACggtactattaaaaacttcttaaggtgcaCCTTAattttccctatattttattaggcatccaatctgctgataacttcacataagtttgaatgaagagaaagaacaattatcaaattgatccaaaacttttgtggtccactaatggtcaatcaccattgtttcaaatggtatggtctacctacttattggattgcttcatttttttttagataatgtcctaaaatgatatggaaaaacggatggatggggtggaaactgaatatagttgtcttagttcaatgggacagcgcatagcttagaccctatacaaaggaaacctattatgtgcactttttttttgagaatttatgatttaaaagtgtgtattaaggtcttatTTAATAATccccgaagtttcattgaaaaattcaaccattttcccaatgtatccccatgtttcccaaaaagtgcgataaattacgcgatacaaacgatatatcccgtgcgataaccgatacatatctatatcccaagggtgcgatacattgtgcgataccgatatttagaACACTGCCTGagaggataatgattttcccaACGTCTGCTTAAATAGTCTATTGGTATTTTgtgccctgaaaaaaaaaattaccaatGATGATTGTTATGATTATGTACATTGATGAACACGTGTTTTTCTTGTAATGGATGCCATAATTATATGTGTGGGAAGCCTCGGCTATATGGGTTAAAGGGAAGGTTTCCACCGATTGTTATACGGAAATGTAAGTACACAGCTACCATGGCCAATGGAGAGTTGTGTTTATGGACCTTAGTACACTAAATTCCATGACCATAGAGCAGGATTGGGCAATCAGCTATATGGATTAAGGGGAAGGTTTCCACCGATTGTTATAGGGAAATGTAAGTACACAACTACCATGGCCAACGGATAGTTGTGTTCATGGATCTTGGATCATAGTACACTAAATTCCATGACCATAGTAGCAGGATTGGGCAATCCATTAAAGGTAGATTAGTCATCCTTTGTGAGGGAACCAACGAAGAGTTAGGATGGAAGGTCTCTACCATCGAGCTCAATGACGAGCTTGTGCCTACGCCCTACCCTACATTAGTTTTCATGGAAGTAGATTCTTGTGTTTGAGGCCTTGGCGAAGCACTTGCATTGAAAGATCACATTAAGTCTCTAATCTGCGAGGCCCATCATGCCCGGATCGGATAAACTTGATCATGCACTAGCTTTGACTAATCACAAGACCTAAGATCATGTCAAGAATTCATAGTCCTAATGTTATATGCTTTGGCTCACCTTACGAGGTTACATTAGTGGTTGGCATATGGCGTTCTTGGATGCATGAATTAGGATTCAACATAAGACGCCTGCGTGCTCCAACATGGGATCCATTGGTTACCTTGAGGAACTTATCTGTGGCTTGGAGCTTATCGGACCACCCATCatgggttttctagctaaaaggTTTATAATCTGTAATTAAAGATTGTAATTGTTGATCTTTTGTTTTTAAcctttaaaaatatttttgtaGTACTTAATGGGTATTCAATGGTTAAAATCATGTGGTTTGCCTCTTGTGCAAACAAGAGATTTTGGTCAAGCATAGATGCCACTGGATGGTGAAGGAATTTGGTAAATTTCGATGCATGCATAAGGCAAGTATATAGAAATTTTGATGGGGTAGGCACTACAAAAGTTTGTAGGGGTGAGAGAACACCATAACTGGTGTTTTCTCTAGAACTCTGGTttctcatcctcctcctcctcctcctcatcatcatcatcattattattattactactattattattattattatattgaaGGATCCCCAATTCCTCTTATAAATAGATCCCATCCTAGAGGGGTAGAGAGACAGAGAGCTTTGGACACCCCAACACCCCTTGGGACGTCTATtgtgagagagaaaaggagaagaaaaagcaGAGACTtgttacatgtggcccaccttgggcgGCTCTCAGGTGCACAGGCCCAACCCTAACTCATGCATGTAGCGGCTCTCCTTTCACCTCTTTTCTAGGATAGATCTAGAAGAGACTTCCTACGTTGAGAGAGCAATACCAGATTACACAAGCGATCCGACAGCGTAAATCAAAGGTGTGTatgtaattttgatttttacTATTAAAACTTGATAATATCCAATGGGGATCCTAATTGGGTTTCTTAAAACATGCAATTTTTCCAATGTATGCTTCTGTGGGGTTTCAAAAATCCACTGACAACATAATCATCCCCTGACTGACCTCCTCTTCCTCCAACACTTTGATAACAAACCATAACCACCAGCAGTTCGTCTTCTATCACCAAATTGGGACTCATCCACTACAATTAACCCATATATCATTGCTGTCATTTGTATCAAATGCCCCCAATTGCGACTCTATCACCAAATTGCGACTCTAAGACTTTGATAACAAACCATAACCACTAGCAGTTCGTCTTCTATCACCAAATTGGGACTCATCCACTACAATTAACCCATATATCATTGCTGTCATTTGCATCAAATGCCCCCAATTGCAACTCTCGGCAGATAAGGACCCATGTGAACCTGACTTTACCCACCTTCCATGTATGATTCTTGTTCCGCCCATTGAATTCTTGTCAGGCGACTTAGGACCTCTGCTACTCTGCCATTCTAGGCTCCCTGATTGCCCATTTGTTGCGTGGAAGAAACATGGGGGTTGATGTCTTCCTGAAACTCATGAGGGTAGAACCAGAAGCCTCCCTAAGAACCAATGATACAAGGAAGCCATCTAACACCACGCACCATAGCTGCATGATTGCCCATATGTTCAGATCTGACTGCCCCTTCTAATAATCCTCACAAGACTGTCTTCTCAATTGAATAGTAAGCTCTCAAATCTCAAGCTATTTGTGGTTCCACTAACGGACAGTAAGTCACCACCTGATTACATGCTCTAGGAAATGAGACAGTCCCATCATGAGTGTAAGATACGGAGATTCCACGCATGAGAAAACTATGTCTTATGTCTTCTGATTAAACAAGCCTCACCAGCTGTAGACATTTTCCCATTAAGAATCAACAAGTTGTCAAACCTCACCCTGTTGACCATTCATAGAGGGACAAGTACTGCTACCCTCTTCTAGTTGATCGAAGAGTATGCAATTCCGTGCTGCTTCCTCCACCCCCAATAGCTTGATTTCGGCCACGCCTCCTAACACAAAACTTGTTTATCCCGTTCTTTGGTTAACATCTAAGATTGGCCCTCAATGGGCTCTTGATAAATTCTAACCCCTACAGAAACATATCCGATATATACCTCAATCACCACCAGAAGAAtcctttttcttttgatttttactTGGGTCTACCTAATGTCCTCACATAACTCTAGAGGCTTGCAGCAAGGCAATCCTCTCACCCCGTTCCTATTTCTCATAGTCGGGGAGGCCCTATCAAGAATGCTCCAAAAAGGTCAAGAAGTAGGTATCTTAAGCAGAATTAGCGTGAAAGGAATGGCCACTCCGATTTCCCATATTCAGTTTGCGGATGATACTTTACTATTTAGCAAAGCTAATCTAGACAATGTAAATAACTTACGTACTATGATTCGTTGTTTTGAAGCTGTCTCGGGGCTTAGAGTTAAGATGTCTAAATCTAAGATGTTTGGAGTCAATATGGAGGAAGAAGAGTTAAGGAATTATGCGAAAGATTGCGATTGCTCTATAGCTTCCTTTCCAACCACATTTGTTGGGCTTCTCCTGTGTATTGGTAGACCCCCTAAGTATCTTTGGGACAAGGTCATAGACAGGTTTGAAAAATATTTTGCTAGTTGGAAGTGTAGATATCTTTCGCTGGAAGGGAGATTCACCCTCATCGAGGCtgctctctcaaatctcccatTATACTTCATGTCTTTATTTAAATGCCCGCCTTCAGTCCTGGTAACTTCCGAAAAATTTAGACGGGATTTCTTATGCCAAGGTAaggaagataaaaagaaatttcatcTAGTAGATTGGAAAGAGGTTTGCAAACATTTTCAGGAAGGCGGAGCAGGGGTCAAGGATCTTAAGAAAATGGATCGGGCTCTCTTAGGAAAGTGGATCGGGAGATTAGGCTCCGAAAGTGGGACTCTTTGGAACAAGCTAATCAAAAGTAAATATGGCAATTCGGTTGGAGGTTGGTGGACCAAGGACTCTTCCTTTTATAAGGCTTCTGACCTATGGACGGGTATCGTCTCCTTGCAAAGGGAGGTGATCAGAGGTGTTGGTTTCCAGATTGGGAAGGGAGATAACATCTGTTTCTGGGAAGATTTATGGGTAGGGGACATGCCATTGAAAGATGAATTCCGGAATATATTTCTCCTTGCCCCTAACCAAGCAATTTCTGTAGCTTCCTGTTACGATATTCAAGGTGGGAAAGTTGTTTGGAACGTGCCCTGCAGAAGAAATCTTCAAGACCAGGAAATCAGCGAGTATGTTGCTCTTCTTGATCGCATTTTTAGAGTTGTGCCAGATCAGTCAAGTGATGACAAGTTAATATGGAGGCCAAATAAATCCAGCACATTCTCGGTTAATTCGCTCTTCAACCAGATGGTTAACAATCGTCTCCCCAAAGCTAAATCTCTGACTAATCATATCTGGAAGTACTCTATTCCTCCCAAGCATGTCTcttttggatggttggttggtaaGAAGAAAATCCTCACAGTTGATAATCTGAGGAAAAGGGGAATGATTCTAGTGAATTATGTCTTTGTTGCATGTCACAGGAAGAATCAGTGGAACATCTTCTTATTCACTATCCCTTTATCAATCGCAAATGGTctgattttctctctcatttcggAATCACCTGATGCTTCTCAGATTCAGCGGATTTCCTCCTAAAAGCGTGGCATGGGGTCAGATTAGGCAAGCAGAGAACACAGATTTGGAGAATGGCTATAATCGCAATCTGGTGGTGTGTCtaggaagaaagaaatgagagatgCTTTCGGGATATGGCTCATTCCGCTGAGTCTGCAGCTAGTAAGGCTAAGCGCACTTTGATAGAATGGGCTACTCATGTTGACAGCCTAAAGGGCAGTGACTTCCTTTTACCTGGAGTTTAGCTGGGCATGCTTTCTCAACGTCCCCTCTTCTCCTTTTTgtaaattgttttctttttaatataattcagtgatctttcaaaaaaaaaaaaaagtcctcaCATAATTCCAACTTGGTATCGATCTCAATGACTTCTCCAATACAAGCAAAAACACGTATCCTTTTTTAAAGGATAGCATCAATTGCTCTCATCACCTCTAGATCCTAGATCACAAGCAAAATTACAAGATTAGAAAACCCTTCAACCAATCCAAGCGATGATCATTCCACCCACCTATTCAAATGCCTGAACGGACCCTCACCAGAAAATTTGGTAGCACACAAAGGACTATCAATGTCCACTTTGGCTGAAGAGATTCACAGTTCCGACTAACTGATTTCCTTGATAACATGGTCCTCTAGTAAACCACACCTCTAAGCATGCCAGTCTCTAACCTCCTCAATGGAGGCACCTTCCTACATCAATGCCACTACACACCACTCCAAGGCCCTCTAAGAGCTCTACACAACAGCTGCTAAGTCCCAAAGGTTTGTATTCTTGACTATGGAAGCTCCATCCCTATCCTCACTGGGACTCATCGATCTAAACTCCTGAACGACCTATGATAGGATTTGTTCCCCTTCGTTTTCAACCTTCCTATCTTGGCCGCCTTCACTTTTTCATCAGGACCAGCTATGTTACTCACTCTGTGGTTGCCACCAACATATTCAGCCTGAGTTGAAGGACCTCCTAACCATTTTTTGTTTTGTGCATGTATAACCTTCTCCCTAGGAACAATTCATCGTTAAGCTTGATGTAACTCCATTGCTTCATCTCTTGGTCCTATTCTCACGAATTCACTGATAATCACTGATCAACAAACCCGACGGATGATGACCTCCATTCCCCCAAGTGGAAATTTGCTTCTATCCATTCTTGCAGGAAATCAGTATCACAACATCATCCCCCTCAAAAGGAAGATACTTTGACTGCTCATAAcacattttaaattttaaaataataataataagtcacCTTCTCTAGATGCAGCTGTTGAGAATACAACATCAAGTTTTCTCAAGGGCTTGTTTAGCATGCTTGCATTTTGGGCCTTTTGGATTTGGATCCAAATCCAAGCGAAAATCTTGTGTTTGGCCCCCTAGAATTTGGTTGAGTGGTATTAAAGATCCTCATGAGGACCACTTTTCAATTCCTCTTAAAAAGTTGCATTGCAAATTTTCAAAAGGACCACCTCTCCCTCCCTCAATCTAGGTTGTCAAACACAACAGACATATCACTCTCCATCCAGGTTGCCAACTGATAGAATGGAAATCTCAACCATTCCAAATCCTAGATTTGGATTCTTGagtaaaaatccaaatccaagctgCCACAAGACCCCAAACTCTCACCACTACATGTTTGTTCATATTGCTATGTTATTCTCTTCTGTGTTTACTCCCACCTTGGATAGTTACGGAAAGGCGCATCCATTTCTCATTTTTAATTTCCCGAGAGCGATTAGATCCCAACCGACTCCAAAACAATTAAAGAATTCTGCTTCATGAACAAGAGAACAAATAAATGAAATGTAGATGAATAGCAGAGGAAAAGACAGACCCCATTTGAAGCTTCTTGTTTGTCTTTCTTGGACACGACTCCAATGCAAACTAACTCCTCATTGATGACGGGAAGCCCCGATACCACTTCAAAGTGATGGTCGATCTCCTCCAGCGTCTGATCGACAGTCACGGTCCGTATCAGGGTCGACATGACCTCTCCCAATAGAGCAGAAGGTTGCATCTGCAGACGGAAATGACAGAAACCGAAAACAAAGAAAGAATTAAaatgaggagagaagagaagaaatgagAAGAGTGAGAAGAGGAAGTGACCTTGTCCTTGAAGATCTCAGGCTCTAAATAAGCTCGCAAGTCGTCGTAGCTGAGAAGGGAGAAATTCTGGGACCATTCTCCGGAGATGATTCCTTCCGGGTTGTCGTCACCATCGGCAAGATCTACACCGTCGGTTGAAGAAGCCCGGGCTCTTTGAAGAAGGAATTCTACCTTCTTCTTGTTATTTCTAGTTATAGAGAGTGGAattctgctactgctgctggttgggagagagaagagggcTTTGGTGTGGTTTGAAGGTGGCGTTTTGGAGCAGATAATGAAATGTAGGGTTTTGATCGAAACACTCGCCATCTTCCCTTGTGTTGTGGATTCTCTGTTTTTGCTCGACAACAGTTAtagctctttttttcttttttctttgttcttattctttttttggaTACAGGTAAGGTCTAAGAAATAAGACACCGCGTGAGCACCAGTTCGGTGCTCCCTAGTCCCTGTTAATGATTTCGTACGGGCCATCGAGTCCGGGTCCGCCGTCTTAGAACcggggacacggattagctactgacatgttgagcagcgagactcgctactgaagtgacgtcaccaaattctgcggggcgcaccatgatgcatgtcttgtatTCACATTGtctattcatttggagagatcatttaagggcatgatcgAAAGGGgccgcggattggatactgataaGGTCAGTagctcgctactaaagtgatgtcaccaaactctgtggaccccaccatgatgcatgtgttatatccatgccgtccaaccatttttagagatagttttatggcattacaaagagaataagatagatctaaagttcaagtggaccccaccatagaaaatagtgtggacagtgacatccaccgttcaaaactttttagggggtacagtagtttccaatcaagctgatatttttgttttcacttcatctatctctatgttaacttatgaatatgttggatctcaaaaatacatcacgatgggccctataaatgttttaacgatgGGTGTAACTTCTCCTACGGtttttcatggtgggtccacctcaaatttagatctatttcattctccttgtaatgtcataaaatgatctctaaaaatggttggactgtatgaatacaacacatgcatcatggtggggtccattgagcttagtgacgtcacttcagcagcgatttggctactgaccttgttagTATCCAATCCACGCACAATCAAAAGAATAAGGCAAACCCAaagctggggtggaccccaccacagacaACAGTGGGGAGACTGACACCCACCCTTCAAACCTTCCTAACGTCTAccatttatttgagatccaacctgtttataagttagcAAAGAcattaatgaagggaaaacacaaatatcagctcaattgAAAACTttcattagaagtttttaatggtgggcgtgactctctccattattttctatggtggggtccactcgagttttgtttCTTATTCATTatgtcttatgccctaaaatgatctctccaaatggatggacggcgtggatacaaaacatacatcgtgatgggatCCACAAAATTAGTTGGCGTAACTTCAATAGCCTGTCTCActcctcaacctgtcagtagctaatccgtgtcatAGATCCGGTTGCTATCGGGTGGGCTTTACCTGACCAGGGACCAAGCTCCAAAGACcaacgggcgcggattggatcCCATGGGGACTGATTGGCTGTTACCCGGGTATAAGATTACTAGGTGTTACGTTAATGCTGTGGATGTATTTTGTTCTATCCATGacgatccatctatttttccatctcattttagatatataaatctcaagtggaccacagtattAAAAAAAGTAATGAATGAGattatctttgtattttctcttcattaagGTCTCTTGacattataaataggttggatggaaagtaaatattacaaaaacattacagtgggacatttggaatttttaacggtgagaactctatcaccactgcttctgtagtgtggtccacctgatatttggatctgcttaaattttgggataactctttaaaatgggctggagaaacggattgacggcatggatatacaacaaatcacgAAGGTAAGGGTAACACACACTAAGCTATTATCCGGGTAACACTTATTCAGCTCCCACTACCCCATCAGGACCTCGCCAGATACGGACGATCTTGTTGTagggcctgtggggcccaccgtgatatatttgcTTTATCCAAGCTGGCcacccatttttaaagataattttagagcatgatcccgtAAAGGAGTCATATCAAAGGCCCGAGTGGACCATGCCAGAGGAAGCAGTGGTGGCACAATgaccccatcattgaaaccttccaacagcccattgtgatatttattttccatccaatccattcatatgtcgcatagacctggataaagggaaaacataaataccatcttgatccaaaacttctgtgccctcAAAGAGGATTTCaatagtaagcattcaatccccacttcctgtgatgtagtccacttgagcattcaatTTGTCTCATTTATTGTGTTCATTACCTAAATTGATTTGTAAAAATGATGGAggcgtggatatatatatatatatatatatatatatatatatatatatatatatatatatatatatatatatatatatatatatatatatatatatatatatatgtctcgCACACCTCTTTTCGAAGGATGGCGGTAGAAGCCTTTTCACATTAAATTCTTCTATTGAAATGCTAAGTGGGTCTCACCAAGATATTAGTGATAAATCTATgtcatccatacatttttaaaaataattttatggtatgaacccaaaactgaggtagatcaaatttTTAAGTGGggcacacagtgttgattgaactctcaccattaaaaacttcatgggcctaccaaaattttggatcaagttgatatttgctttttttccatcatccaggtctatatgacctaatctacaggttggatgtcaaataaatatcacgctgggccctaaaaaatatttaacggtgagaatcattatcaccactgcttcctgtgatgtggtccacttgagatttggatctacctcagttttaggataatgccctaaaataataaggaaaaatggatggacagggtagatttctcaaaaacatcatggtggggcccacctagatttccAACGAACTTAGGGGCGGATTTGATTCCATGTTAAAGCCTTCCGCAGGAGGTCAgtgcgcaaggatgttgggtggggcccaccaccatgtttttgggaaatatacttcgttcatccatttgtcgaactcattttagaaaaatcaaccaaaaacaaggtggatccaaaactaaagtgggccacacgagatggaaaattaggaaaagaaatacctaccgttgaaaccttcttgggctccaccttgatgtttatatggcatcaaaaccgtttataaggtcattaacacaaggatgaagtgaaaagttaaaaataaaaaataaaaaattatcctgaaaaaaaaaagaagcttttatggttataaaaatgtttcaacggttctcactgaatccctaGTGTTTCTTCTCGTGTGGCCCAGTCGAGTCTtcgatatacctcttttttgtcgcttgtcctaaaattagcttgcaaaacTGATAAACGAAGTATATTTTCCAAAAACAtggtcgtgggccccacctagaatccTTGCCCAGGGACTTCCTCcaaaaggctttcgtaggaaatccacGTCATGACAGAGGTTGAGTAGCtaacgcggattggatactagcAGAGGTTGATTAGCCAAAGTCGCTACTGGTGTGACGTCGCCAAGTTCTGTAtgccccatatgatgtatgtgttatatccccaccattcatacatttggagaaatcattttaggatatggtccaaagaacGAAGTATATCTAAggctagggtggaccccaccgtagaaaacagtggtgagagtgacaCCAACTGTTGGAACCTTCAAAAGgtccaccgtaatttttatttgagatccaaactgtccatgtgttatcgcagacatgaaagaaggaaaaagaggcTCCCTAATGAAGTGAACATCACCAAggtgtgtggaccacaccatgatgtatgttctgtatctacaccgcccatccatttggagagatcgtattagggtatgatccaaagaatgagtcagatccaaagatctagtggaccccaccacagaaaatagtgaggagagtgacacccaccattaaaaagttcagtgggccacaaaagttctcgatcaagctaatatttgtgttttccct is drawn from Magnolia sinica isolate HGM2019 chromosome 5, MsV1, whole genome shotgun sequence and contains these coding sequences:
- the LOC131245684 gene encoding uncharacterized protein LOC131245684: MASVSIKTLHFIICSKTPPSNHTKALFSLPTSSSSRIPLSITRNNKKKVEFLLQRARASSTDGVDLADGDDNPEGIISGEWSQNFSLLSYDDLRAYLEPEIFKDKMQPSALLGEVMSTLIRTVTVDQTLEEIDHHFEVVSGLPVINEELVCIGVVSKKDKQEASNGLKSKVGEIMSSPAITLSPDKTVLDAAALMLKMKIHRIPIVNEGGQVVGIVTRTDIFKALEGLPA